From the genome of Bacteroides sp. MSB163, one region includes:
- a CDS encoding bifunctional UDP-3-O-[3-hydroxymyristoyl] N-acetylglucosamine deacetylase/3-hydroxyacyl-ACP dehydratase, producing MLKQKTLKDSFSLSGKGLHTGLDLTVTFNPAPDNHGYKIQRIDVEGQPTIDAVADNVTETTRGTVLSKNGVKVSTVEHGMAALYALGIDNCLIQVNGPEFPILDGSAQYYAQEIERVGTEEQNAVKDFYIIKSKIEFRDEKTGSSIIVLPDENFSLNVLVSYDSTIIPNQFATLEDMSKFQDEVAGSRTFVFVREIEPLLQAGLIKGGDLDNAIVIYEREMSQEDFDKLADVMGVPHMDAKQLGYINHKPLVWANECARHKLLDVIGDLALIGKPIKGRIIATRPGHTINNKFARQMRKEIRLHDIQAPTYDCNREPVMDVNRIRELLPHRYPFQLVDKVIEIGANYIVGVKNITANEPFFQGHFPQEPVMPGVLQVEAMAQVGGLLVLNSVDEPDRYSTYFMKIDGVKFRQKVVPGDTLIFRVELLAPIRRGISTMKGYAFVGEKVVCEAEFMAQIVKNK from the coding sequence ATGTTGAAACAAAAGACTCTGAAAGACAGTTTTTCCCTCAGTGGTAAAGGCCTTCATACGGGACTTGACCTGACCGTTACTTTCAATCCTGCTCCGGACAACCACGGATATAAGATCCAGCGTATCGACGTGGAGGGACAACCTACCATTGATGCGGTTGCGGACAACGTGACTGAAACCACTCGCGGCACCGTTCTTTCCAAGAATGGTGTGAAGGTTAGCACTGTAGAGCACGGCATGGCAGCCCTTTATGCCTTAGGCATAGACAACTGCCTGATACAAGTCAACGGTCCTGAGTTTCCCATTCTGGACGGTAGCGCCCAATATTATGCACAAGAAATAGAGCGCGTAGGTACAGAAGAACAAAATGCCGTTAAAGATTTCTATATCATCAAGTCAAAAATCGAGTTTCGCGATGAAAAGACCGGTTCTTCCATTATCGTGTTGCCCGACGAGAACTTTAGTCTGAATGTACTGGTATCTTACGACTCGACCATCATTCCCAATCAGTTTGCAACGCTGGAGGATATGTCGAAATTCCAAGATGAAGTAGCCGGCAGCCGTACATTCGTATTCGTACGCGAGATCGAACCACTGTTGCAGGCAGGTCTTATCAAAGGAGGCGATTTGGACAATGCCATCGTTATTTACGAACGGGAAATGTCTCAGGAAGACTTCGATAAGTTGGCCGACGTGATGGGAGTTCCCCACATGGATGCCAAGCAACTGGGTTACATCAATCACAAACCTTTGGTATGGGCCAATGAATGTGCCCGTCACAAATTGCTCGATGTAATTGGCGACTTAGCTTTGATAGGCAAGCCTATCAAGGGACGTATCATTGCTACACGTCCGGGACATACCATTAATAATAAGTTTGCCCGCCAGATGCGTAAGGAAATCCGTCTGCACGATATACAGGCTCCGACTTACGACTGCAACCGCGAACCCGTCATGGATGTAAACCGTATCCGCGAACTATTGCCACACCGTTACCCATTCCAATTGGTAGACAAGGTGATTGAAATAGGTGCCAATTATATTGTAGGCGTGAAGAATATCACTGCCAACGAGCCTTTCTTCCAGGGGCACTTCCCACAGGAACCGGTAATGCCGGGTGTGTTGCAGGTTGAAGCTATGGCACAGGTAGGCGGTCTGCTTGTATTGAACTCCGTAGACGAACCCGACCGCTACTCCACCTACTTCATGAAGATAGATGGTGTGAAGTTCCGTCAAAAGGTTGTGCCGGGTGACACCCTTATCTTCCGCGTAGAACTGCTTGCACCTATCCGCCGTGGCATTTCCACGATGAAAGGCTATGCGTTCGTAGGCGAGAAAGTGGTTTGCGAGGCAGAGTTTATGGCACAAATAGTTAAGAACAAGTGA
- the lpxD gene encoding UDP-3-O-(3-hydroxymyristoyl)glucosamine N-acyltransferase, with the protein MEFSAKQIATFIQGEIVGDENATVHTFAKIEEGIPGAISFLSNPKYTSYIYETQASIVLVNKDFVPEQEIKATLIKVDNAYESLAKLLNLYEQSKPKRVGIDPLAFVAETAKIGKDVYIAPFACIGEYAEVGDNTMIHPHATVGSGAKVGSNCILYANTTIYHDCRIGNHCILHSGCVIGADGFGFAPTPEGYEKIPQIGIVILEDNVEIGANTCVDRATMGATIVHKGVKLDNLIQVAHNDEIGANTVMAAQVGIAGSTKVGEWCMFGGQVGIAGHIHIGNKVNLGAQSGVPSNIKDGSQLIGTPPMELKQYFKASVAQRNLPDMLTELRQLRKELNELKQQINK; encoded by the coding sequence ATGGAGTTCTCTGCTAAACAAATTGCAACATTTATCCAAGGAGAAATCGTTGGAGATGAGAATGCAACTGTACATACTTTTGCCAAGATAGAAGAAGGCATCCCCGGTGCTATATCGTTTCTGTCAAACCCCAAATATACATCTTATATCTACGAGACCCAAGCCAGTATTGTATTGGTAAACAAAGACTTTGTTCCTGAGCAGGAAATAAAAGCTACTTTAATAAAAGTAGATAACGCCTACGAAAGTTTGGCTAAACTGCTCAATCTTTACGAACAGAGTAAGCCCAAGCGCGTGGGTATCGATCCGTTGGCTTTCGTTGCTGAGACCGCAAAAATCGGCAAGGATGTTTACATTGCACCCTTCGCTTGCATTGGTGAATACGCGGAAGTAGGAGACAATACAATGATACATCCGCATGCTACTGTCGGCAGTGGCGCCAAAGTGGGCAGTAATTGTATCCTATATGCCAATACAACCATTTATCATGACTGCCGGATAGGCAATCATTGCATCCTGCATTCCGGCTGTGTGATCGGTGCGGACGGTTTTGGTTTCGCTCCAACTCCCGAAGGTTACGAAAAAATACCTCAAATCGGTATCGTAATATTGGAAGACAATGTAGAGATTGGTGCAAACACTTGCGTAGACCGTGCTACAATGGGCGCAACCATCGTACACAAAGGTGTGAAACTGGACAACCTGATACAAGTAGCCCACAATGACGAAATTGGTGCAAATACCGTTATGGCGGCACAAGTGGGTATTGCAGGATCTACCAAGGTAGGTGAATGGTGCATGTTCGGCGGTCAAGTAGGCATTGCAGGACATATTCATATCGGAAACAAAGTGAACCTCGGAGCACAGTCCGGTGTTCCCAGTAATATTAAGGATGGCAGCCAGTTAATCGGTACTCCTCCCATGGAGCTGAAACAATACTTCAAAGCCTCCGTTGCCCAACGGAACCTGCCGGATATGCTAACAGAACTCCGCCAGCTCCGTAAAGAACTGAATGAATTAAAACAACAAATAAATAAGTAA
- a CDS encoding HD domain-containing protein, with the protein MFERKIINDPVFGFINIPKGLLYDIVRHPLLQRLNRIKQLGLSSVVYPGAQHTRFQHSLGAFHLTSEAVQQLASKGNFIFDSEAEAVQAAILMHDIGHGPFSHVLEDTIVQGVSHEDISLMLMERINKEMNGQLTLAIQIFKDEYPKKFLHQLVSGQLDMDRMDYLRRDSFYTGVTEGNIGSARIIKMLDVKEDHLVIESKGIYSIENFLTARRLMYWQVYLHKTSVAYEKMLISALLRAKELASKGVELFASPALRFFLYNDINKETFYNNPECLENFIQLDDNDIWTALKVWSTHNDKVLSTLSLGMINRNIFKVEISTEPICEERKKELTLQISQQLDIPLSEASYFVSTPSIEKNMYDPADDSIDILYKDGSIKNIAEASDMLNISLLSKKVKKYYLCYQRLHR; encoded by the coding sequence GTGTTCGAACGAAAGATCATTAACGACCCGGTGTTCGGGTTCATCAATATCCCGAAGGGGTTGTTGTACGACATCGTGCGGCATCCCCTTTTGCAGCGTTTAAACCGCATCAAGCAACTGGGTTTGTCGTCTGTGGTTTATCCCGGTGCGCAGCACACTCGCTTTCAACATTCGTTGGGGGCTTTCCATTTGACGAGTGAAGCTGTCCAGCAGCTCGCCAGCAAGGGAAACTTCATTTTCGACAGTGAAGCCGAAGCAGTACAGGCAGCCATTCTGATGCATGACATCGGACACGGTCCTTTCTCTCATGTACTGGAAGACACCATCGTACAGGGCGTATCCCACGAGGATATCTCCCTCATGCTGATGGAACGTATCAACAAAGAAATGAACGGGCAACTCACACTTGCCATCCAGATATTCAAGGACGAATACCCCAAGAAGTTCCTGCACCAACTGGTCAGCGGACAACTCGACATGGACCGTATGGACTACCTTCGCCGCGACAGTTTCTATACCGGCGTAACGGAAGGTAACATCGGCTCGGCACGCATCATCAAGATGCTCGATGTGAAAGAAGACCATCTCGTGATAGAATCCAAAGGCATCTATTCCATTGAGAACTTCCTCACAGCCCGCCGCTTGATGTACTGGCAGGTATATCTGCACAAAACGTCCGTGGCATACGAGAAAATGCTCATCAGCGCCCTACTCCGTGCCAAAGAATTAGCAAGTAAAGGTGTAGAATTATTTGCTTCACCGGCATTGCGTTTTTTCCTTTACAATGACATCAACAAGGAAACTTTCTATAACAATCCGGAGTGTCTGGAGAACTTCATCCAACTGGACGACAATGATATATGGACCGCATTAAAGGTGTGGAGCACCCACAACGACAAGGTTTTGTCCACGCTGAGCCTCGGTATGATCAACCGTAATATCTTTAAAGTGGAAATTTCTACCGAACCAATATGTGAAGAAAGAAAAAAAGAGTTAACTTTGCAAATCAGTCAGCAACTGGACATACCCCTCTCTGAAGCGAGCTATTTCGTCTCTACCCCCAGCATCGAGAAGAATATGTACGACCCGGCAGACGATAGTATTGATATCCTTTATAAAGACGGAAGTATTAAGAATATTGCTGAAGCATCGGACATGCTCAATATTTCCCTATTGTCTAAGAAGGTAAAAAAATACTATCTTTGCTACCAACGTTTGCATAGGTAA
- the pyrF gene encoding orotidine-5'-phosphate decarboxylase, protein MNKQQLFENIKRKKSFLCVGLDTDIKKIPEHLLKEEDPIFAFNKAIIDATADLCIAYKPNLAFYESMGVKGWIAFEKTVKYIKENYPDQFIIADAKRGDIGNTSAMYARTFFDELDIDSVTVAPYMGEDSVTPFLTYEGKWVILLALTSNKGSHDFQLTEDPNGERLFEKVLRKSQEWANDGQMMYVVGATQGRAFEDIRKIVPNHFLLVPGIGAQGGSLEEVCKYGMNSTCGLIVNSSRGIIYVDKTEKFAEAARNAAKEVQQQMAEQLKGVINA, encoded by the coding sequence ATGAACAAACAACAACTTTTTGAAAATATCAAGCGTAAGAAATCATTCCTCTGCGTAGGTCTGGATACAGACATCAAGAAAATCCCGGAACACTTATTGAAAGAAGAAGATCCGATCTTCGCCTTCAATAAAGCCATCATCGACGCAACGGCTGACCTTTGCATCGCCTACAAACCGAACCTCGCTTTCTATGAGAGCATGGGCGTGAAAGGCTGGATCGCTTTTGAAAAGACTGTGAAATATATCAAGGAAAACTATCCCGATCAATTCATCATTGCCGATGCAAAGCGTGGTGACATTGGAAACACCTCTGCCATGTACGCCCGCACCTTCTTCGACGAACTGGACATCGACTCTGTAACCGTAGCCCCTTACATGGGTGAGGACAGTGTTACTCCATTTCTGACTTACGAAGGCAAATGGGTAATCCTTCTGGCACTGACAAGCAACAAAGGTTCACACGACTTCCAGTTGACGGAAGATCCCAACGGAGAACGCCTTTTCGAAAAAGTACTGCGCAAGTCTCAGGAATGGGCCAACGACGGACAGATGATGTACGTGGTAGGTGCTACACAAGGCCGCGCTTTCGAAGATATCCGCAAGATTGTTCCCAACCACTTCCTGCTTGTACCGGGCATAGGTGCGCAGGGTGGCTCACTGGAAGAAGTTTGTAAGTACGGCATGAACTCCACTTGCGGACTGATTGTAAACTCCAGCCGTGGCATCATCTATGTGGATAAGACTGAAAAATTTGCAGAAGCCGCACGCAACGCCGCAAAGGAAGTGCAACAGCAGATGGCGGAACAGTTGAAGGGAGTGATTAACGCCTAA
- a CDS encoding DUF4153 domain-containing protein translates to MKGQFFNKAFHTLTEAFQNCLKRFPTTVCFVLALTAYLTYLVSTEMDNEEKLTLVLGYYFSVGTLLSLTLHLWSEEIKNRIKGISVHIVMHILLIADAVYLYSLSPERSLTEISIAHGAAILALWLSVFFLSFTKEKNDIPSWNFASYTVGAFVTANVVGLIMSGGISLLVFSLHQLFDVDVSWKCYLYILVVCSVLLPMLLFLGMLPKDELKHNQEPQPSEFLNGTIHFLFLPLMAGYLLVLYIYATRILISWELPTGWVSWLVVALMAGCIAIEFGLYPARVSESKRINERIARWLPALVLPLLILMTVGIIRRFNDYGVTINRLYLITLNIWCYIVCFGLVLTRARRISWIPISFSIIFLLTSVLPVNYASITRNVMRRSIEKELARSGETNLPLSRNQYDNWLDSLPAKTALQVNDRLRYLHYWFGRKSIADLVDKDASFYYAQNRFGQNSDETADNDKATGNNRAISYNAQASSLTSIEIPKGYSRFVIIPESSRQLKIPRKYKETGILPASLGTRTDKMNDTVYIDLKNIEALQRYKYGEMPPAQFKCNSDKSLFILTGFSLDYQEEGNEALLLNINGYLFRK, encoded by the coding sequence ATGAAAGGACAGTTTTTTAATAAAGCATTTCATACTCTGACGGAAGCATTTCAGAATTGCCTGAAACGTTTTCCAACCACAGTATGCTTTGTCCTTGCACTTACCGCCTATCTGACTTATCTAGTATCTACCGAAATGGATAACGAAGAGAAGCTGACACTGGTTTTGGGTTATTACTTCTCTGTCGGTACTCTGCTCTCACTCACTCTCCATCTGTGGAGCGAAGAGATAAAGAACCGGATTAAAGGAATCAGCGTGCATATCGTGATGCATATACTGCTTATTGCCGACGCAGTGTATCTCTACAGCCTCTCTCCAGAGCGGTCGCTCACAGAAATAAGCATAGCTCACGGAGCGGCTATCCTCGCCTTGTGGCTTTCAGTCTTTTTCCTCTCATTCACCAAAGAGAAGAATGACATTCCGAGCTGGAACTTTGCTTCCTACACCGTAGGGGCTTTTGTCACGGCAAACGTGGTGGGACTGATTATGAGTGGCGGAATAAGCCTGCTCGTCTTTTCACTCCATCAACTTTTCGATGTGGATGTAAGCTGGAAATGTTACCTGTATATCCTTGTTGTATGCAGTGTATTGCTTCCGATGCTGCTCTTCCTCGGTATGTTACCCAAAGATGAGCTAAAGCACAACCAAGAACCGCAACCGTCGGAGTTCCTGAACGGAACGATACATTTCCTCTTTCTCCCGCTCATGGCAGGGTATCTGCTTGTACTCTATATCTATGCCACCCGCATCCTTATCAGTTGGGAACTACCTACAGGCTGGGTATCCTGGCTCGTAGTGGCGCTCATGGCGGGATGTATCGCCATTGAATTCGGACTGTATCCGGCACGGGTCAGTGAATCAAAGCGCATAAACGAACGGATTGCACGCTGGCTGCCTGCCCTGGTATTGCCGTTACTGATATTAATGACAGTCGGCATCATCCGCCGCTTCAACGATTATGGTGTCACAATCAACCGGCTTTATCTGATCACACTCAATATCTGGTGTTATATCGTTTGCTTCGGACTGGTCCTCACCCGGGCACGCCGCATCAGTTGGATTCCCATTTCATTTTCCATCATCTTCCTACTGACTTCCGTATTGCCGGTGAACTATGCAAGTATCACCCGGAACGTCATGCGCCGTAGCATAGAGAAGGAACTAGCACGCAGTGGTGAAACAAACTTGCCCCTCTCACGCAACCAGTACGACAACTGGCTGGATTCACTTCCGGCAAAGACCGCATTGCAAGTAAACGACCGACTCCGTTATCTGCACTACTGGTTCGGACGAAAAAGCATAGCCGACCTTGTGGACAAAGACGCATCATTCTATTATGCCCAAAACCGTTTCGGTCAGAACAGTGATGAAACGGCCGACAACGATAAAGCTACTGGCAATAACCGGGCTATATCATACAATGCTCAGGCATCCTCACTGACAAGCATCGAGATTCCTAAGGGATACAGCCGTTTCGTAATCATACCGGAATCAAGCAGGCAACTCAAAATTCCACGCAAGTATAAAGAAACAGGAATATTGCCCGCCTCTCTCGGTACCCGGACAGATAAAATGAACGATACGGTATACATTGACCTCAAAAACATTGAAGCACTTCAACGCTATAAATATGGTGAAATGCCTCCTGCACAATTCAAATGTAACTCCGATAAAAGCCTCTTCATACTGACAGGCTTCTCCTTAGATTATCAAGAGGAAGGAAACGAGGCTCTTTTACTGAATATAAACGGCTATTTATTCAGGAAATAA
- the prfA gene encoding peptide chain release factor 1: MADNNTILEKLEGLVARFEEVSTLITDPAVIADQKRYVKLTKEYKELGDLMDARKEYIQVLNGIEEAKEIITNEADPEMRDMAREELDACQARQPELEEHIKLLLVPADPQDSKNAILEIRGGTGGDEAAIFAGDLFRMYTKFCETKGWKMEISSVNEGAAGGFKEIICSVTGDNVYGTLKYESGVHRVQRVPATETQGRVHTSAASVAVLPEAEEFDVVINEGEIKWDTFRSGGAGGQNVNKVESGVRLRYVWKNPNTGVSEEILIECTETRDQPKNKERALSRLRTFIYDKEHQKYLDDIASKRKTMVSTGDRSAKIRTYNYPQGRITDHRINYTIYNLAAFMDGDIQDCIDHLIVAENAERLKESEL; this comes from the coding sequence ATGGCAGACAACAATACCATATTAGAGAAACTCGAAGGGCTTGTTGCCCGCTTCGAAGAAGTATCGACGCTGATTACAGACCCGGCAGTGATTGCCGACCAAAAGCGTTACGTAAAACTCACCAAAGAGTACAAAGAACTGGGTGACCTGATGGATGCCCGCAAAGAATATATTCAGGTGCTGAACGGCATCGAGGAAGCCAAAGAGATCATCACTAACGAAGCCGATCCGGAAATGCGGGATATGGCACGCGAAGAACTGGATGCCTGTCAGGCACGCCAGCCGGAACTGGAAGAACATATCAAACTCCTCCTCGTGCCTGCCGACCCACAGGACAGCAAGAACGCCATCCTCGAAATCCGTGGCGGTACAGGTGGCGACGAAGCCGCAATCTTTGCCGGAGACCTCTTCCGCATGTACACCAAATTCTGCGAAACAAAAGGTTGGAAGATGGAAATATCCAGCGTCAACGAAGGCGCAGCAGGAGGATTCAAGGAAATCATTTGCAGCGTGACGGGCGATAATGTGTACGGAACGTTGAAGTATGAATCGGGTGTACACCGCGTGCAGCGCGTTCCGGCCACTGAAACTCAGGGGCGTGTGCACACTTCCGCCGCCAGCGTGGCAGTGCTTCCCGAAGCCGAAGAATTTGACGTAGTCATTAACGAAGGCGAAATCAAGTGGGATACCTTCCGAAGCGGCGGTGCCGGCGGACAGAATGTAAATAAGGTGGAATCCGGTGTGCGTCTGCGCTATGTCTGGAAGAACCCCAATACGGGTGTTTCTGAGGAAATCCTGATAGAATGTACCGAAACGCGCGACCAACCGAAGAATAAGGAACGCGCCCTCTCACGCCTGCGTACATTTATTTACGACAAAGAACACCAGAAATATCTGGACGATATTGCCTCCAAGCGTAAGACAATGGTATCCACCGGAGACCGTTCCGCTAAAATCCGTACCTACAACTATCCGCAAGGACGTATCACCGATCATCGTATCAACTATACCATTTATAACCTTGCCGCCTTCATGGATGGCGATATCCAGGACTGCATAGACCACCTGATTGTAGCGGAAAATGCAGAACGTCTGAAAGAAAGCGAACTGTAA
- a CDS encoding AIR synthase-related protein: MSNQRYMMRGVSASKEDVHNAIKNIDKGIFPQAFCKIIPDILGGDPEYCNIMHADGAGTKSSLAYMYWKETGDLSVWKGIAQDALIMNIDDLLCVGAVDNILVSSTIGRNKLLIPGEVISAIINGTDELLAELREMGVGVYATGGETADVGDLVRTIIVDSTVTCRMKRSDVIDNANIRPGDVIVGLASYGQATYEKEYNGGMGSNGLTSARHDVFSKYLAEKYPESYDKAVPEELVYSGGLKLTDAVEDSPLDAGKLVLSPTRTYAPVVKKLLDALRPEIHGMVHCSGGAQTKVLHFIGDYCRVIKDNLFPVPPLFKTIKEQSNTDWAEMYKVFNMGHRLEVYLSPEHAEEVIAISKSFGIDAQIVGRIEESDKKELIIKSEFGEFKY; this comes from the coding sequence ATGAGTAACCAAAGATACATGATGCGCGGTGTCAGCGCTTCTAAAGAAGATGTGCACAATGCCATCAAGAACATCGACAAAGGTATTTTCCCGCAGGCTTTCTGCAAAATTATCCCTGACATTTTGGGCGGTGACCCGGAGTATTGCAATATTATGCACGCCGACGGTGCAGGCACGAAGTCCTCATTGGCTTATATGTACTGGAAAGAAACAGGTGATCTTTCTGTTTGGAAAGGCATTGCACAAGATGCACTGATTATGAATATCGACGACCTGCTCTGCGTAGGTGCAGTAGATAATATCCTGGTTTCTTCTACCATCGGACGCAACAAACTCCTTATTCCGGGAGAAGTAATCTCCGCCATCATCAACGGTACGGACGAATTGCTCGCTGAGCTCCGCGAAATGGGTGTAGGCGTATATGCTACAGGCGGTGAAACTGCCGATGTAGGCGATTTGGTACGTACCATCATCGTAGACAGTACCGTAACTTGTCGCATGAAGCGCAGCGATGTGATTGATAATGCCAATATCCGTCCGGGTGATGTAATTGTAGGCTTGGCTTCTTATGGACAGGCTACTTACGAAAAAGAATATAACGGTGGCATGGGCAGCAACGGACTAACCAGCGCCCGTCACGACGTATTCTCCAAATATCTGGCAGAGAAATATCCCGAAAGTTATGACAAGGCAGTGCCCGAAGAACTGGTTTACTCCGGTGGTCTGAAACTGACGGATGCCGTAGAAGACAGCCCGCTGGATGCTGGTAAATTGGTACTCTCCCCTACCCGCACGTATGCACCGGTAGTGAAGAAGTTGCTGGATGCACTCCGTCCTGAAATCCACGGTATGGTACACTGCTCGGGTGGCGCACAGACAAAAGTGCTGCACTTTATAGGTGATTATTGCCGCGTGATTAAGGATAATCTGTTCCCTGTTCCTCCTTTGTTCAAAACGATTAAAGAGCAGAGCAATACGGACTGGGCAGAGATGTACAAGGTATTCAATATGGGACACCGCCTTGAAGTATATCTGTCGCCCGAACATGCCGAGGAAGTAATTGCCATCAGCAAGAGCTTCGGTATCGATGCGCAGATTGTGGGACGCATTGAGGAAAGTGATAAGAAGGAGCTGATTATTAAGAGCGAGTTCGGAGAATTCAAATACTAA